The following proteins are co-located in the Agromyces laixinhei genome:
- a CDS encoding cysteine desulfurase family protein, with product MVYLDHAATTPMLPEAIEALTAALAVVGNPSSIHSAGQQAKRLLEESRERIAATLGADGIEIVFTGNGTEAVNLAIKGIWWQRRTDATTGAARRRILVPAGEHHATIDAVEWLSAHEGAEVVELPLDEVGRVRLDVLADELARDAASVALVTMLWANNEVGTIEPVEEVARLTARAGVPLHVDAIAAYGQVPIDFHGVRRSTDAPRGAGLVALSVSAHKIGGPAGIGALVLDRSAAVEPLIHGGGQQRKVRSGTQDVAAAASFAAAAELVASRLDADTARMSALRDRLIAGVAAAVPDARLSGDAGPGASARLPGNAHFSFPGCEGDSLLFLLDAAGVAVSTGSACQAGVPEPSHVLMAMGRSEADARGALRVTIGHSSTDADVDAFLAALPAAHAQAARAGLAARVTSFDR from the coding sequence ATGGTCTATCTCGATCACGCGGCGACCACGCCGATGCTGCCCGAGGCGATCGAGGCGCTCACGGCCGCGCTCGCGGTGGTCGGCAACCCGTCCTCGATCCACAGTGCCGGTCAGCAGGCGAAACGCCTGCTCGAGGAGTCGCGCGAACGCATCGCCGCCACGCTCGGCGCCGACGGCATCGAGATCGTCTTCACGGGCAACGGCACCGAGGCCGTGAACCTCGCGATCAAGGGCATCTGGTGGCAGCGGCGCACGGATGCGACCACTGGCGCCGCTCGTCGCCGCATCCTCGTGCCGGCGGGGGAGCATCACGCCACGATCGACGCCGTCGAGTGGCTGAGCGCTCATGAGGGCGCCGAGGTGGTCGAGCTCCCGCTCGACGAGGTGGGGCGGGTGCGCCTCGACGTGCTCGCCGACGAGCTCGCGCGGGACGCTGCATCCGTCGCCCTCGTCACGATGCTCTGGGCCAACAACGAGGTCGGCACGATCGAACCCGTCGAAGAGGTCGCGCGACTGACCGCCCGCGCAGGAGTACCGCTGCACGTCGACGCGATCGCCGCCTACGGGCAGGTGCCGATCGACTTCCACGGCGTGCGGCGATCGACGGATGCACCTCGCGGCGCCGGACTCGTCGCGCTCAGCGTCTCGGCGCACAAGATCGGCGGGCCGGCGGGCATCGGCGCGCTCGTGCTCGACCGTTCGGCGGCGGTCGAGCCGCTCATCCACGGCGGCGGGCAGCAGCGCAAGGTGCGGTCGGGCACGCAGGATGTCGCGGCAGCGGCATCGTTCGCCGCGGCTGCCGAGCTCGTGGCCTCTCGCCTCGACGCCGACACGGCCCGCATGTCGGCGCTCCGTGACCGGCTGATCGCGGGCGTCGCCGCTGCGGTGCCCGACGCGCGACTCTCGGGCGACGCGGGCCCCGGCGCATCCGCTCGACTGCCCGGCAACGCCCACTTCTCGTTCCCGGGCTGCGAGGGCGACTCGCTGCTCTTCCTCCTCGACGCGGCGGGCGTCGCCGTCTCGACGGGATCGGCCTGCCAGGCGGGCGTGCCCGAACCATCGCACGTGCTCATGGCCATGGGGCGCTCCGAAGCCGACGCCCGCGGGGCACTGCGGGTCACGATCGGGCACAGCTCGACCGACGCCGATGTCGACGCCTTCCTCGCGGCGCTGCCCGCCGCCCACGCGCAGGCGGCCCGCGCCGGACTCGCCGCCCGCGTCACCTCCTTCGACCGCTGA
- the glgP gene encoding alpha-glucan family phosphorylase, producing the protein MKPIRKFTVRAVIPPELGALEELAANLRWAWHEPTRRLFQHIDPELWQASDRDPVAFLGEVDPARLTALAADAGYVEWAERERAALREYLAEPRWFQSLGTGTPRTVAYFSPEYGIAAALPQYSGGLGILAGDHLKAASDLGVPMIGVGLFYKAGYFAQSISPDGWQQERYPVLEPDGLPLALLRAPDGAPVQVTLALPDDRSLHARVWKAAVGRIPLLLLDTDIPANSDELRSVTDRLYGGGGEHRLLQELLLGIGGARAVGAFTELTGTPAPDVFHMNEGHAGFLGLERIAAYIGEGLTFPAALQLVRAGTVFTTHTPVPAGIDRFDRALVERYLSGALLPGIDPADALALGLEPDADPETSAFNMAVMGLRLAQHTNGVSKLHGEVSRRMFGELWPGFDTDEVPITSITNGVHAPTWTDPALRELAEARLGTDDTEHADWRSAALTDGEFWEVKRGMRGRLVDDARRRLTAAWRQQHSGAEPPTWVSRVLDPDALTVGFARRVPTYKRLTLMLADPQRLTAILTNPERPVQFVIAGKSHPADDEGKRLIQQLVRFAQQPELRGRIVFLPDYDIGMAETLYPGCDVWLNNPLRPLEACGTSGMKAAMNGALNLSILDGWWAEFAGDDFGWVIPSADAAGDAGERDTLEAAALYDLLEHQVTTRYYERDDDGVPVEWVRRVRETLTVLAPELGADRMVREYVDRLYRPAAEHFAAVAADGARGARELSTWGARVRAAWPEVHVAQVESGGVEAPHVGDELKLRAVVELGELSPDDVTVEAVYGNSRSEETIEATQRAALEIADAAGQPPAGRHLYTGSVALDRAGSFGYTVRVVPRHPLLLSTAELGLVAVAE; encoded by the coding sequence GTGAAGCCGATCCGCAAGTTCACGGTCCGCGCGGTCATCCCGCCCGAACTCGGCGCGCTCGAGGAGCTCGCCGCCAACCTCCGCTGGGCGTGGCACGAACCGACGCGCCGGCTCTTCCAGCACATCGACCCCGAGCTCTGGCAGGCGTCCGATCGCGACCCGGTCGCGTTCCTCGGTGAGGTCGATCCCGCCCGGCTGACCGCGCTGGCCGCTGATGCCGGATACGTGGAGTGGGCCGAGCGCGAACGCGCGGCGCTTCGCGAATACCTCGCGGAGCCTCGCTGGTTCCAGTCGCTCGGGACCGGCACCCCGCGCACCGTCGCGTACTTTTCGCCCGAGTACGGCATCGCCGCCGCGCTGCCGCAATACTCGGGTGGCCTCGGCATCCTTGCCGGCGACCATCTGAAGGCGGCCTCCGACCTCGGCGTGCCGATGATCGGAGTCGGCCTCTTCTACAAGGCCGGGTATTTCGCACAGTCGATCTCGCCCGACGGGTGGCAGCAGGAGCGCTACCCGGTGCTCGAACCCGACGGGCTGCCGCTCGCGCTGCTGCGAGCGCCCGACGGCGCCCCGGTGCAGGTGACCCTCGCGCTGCCGGATGACCGCTCGCTGCACGCGCGCGTCTGGAAGGCCGCGGTCGGCCGTATTCCCCTCCTCCTCCTCGACACCGACATCCCCGCGAACTCCGACGAACTGCGTTCCGTCACCGACCGCCTCTACGGCGGCGGCGGCGAGCACCGCCTGCTGCAGGAGCTCCTGCTCGGCATCGGCGGCGCCAGGGCGGTGGGTGCGTTCACCGAGCTGACCGGCACGCCGGCGCCCGACGTGTTCCACATGAACGAGGGCCACGCCGGCTTTCTCGGGCTCGAGCGCATCGCGGCGTACATCGGCGAAGGACTCACCTTCCCCGCGGCGCTGCAGCTCGTGCGGGCCGGCACCGTCTTCACGACGCACACGCCGGTGCCGGCCGGCATCGATCGCTTCGACCGTGCGCTCGTCGAGCGGTACCTGTCGGGTGCGCTGCTGCCCGGCATCGACCCCGCCGACGCACTCGCGCTCGGGCTCGAGCCCGACGCCGACCCCGAGACGAGCGCCTTCAACATGGCGGTCATGGGTCTCCGGCTCGCCCAGCACACGAACGGCGTCTCGAAACTGCACGGCGAGGTGAGCCGGCGCATGTTCGGCGAGCTGTGGCCTGGCTTCGACACCGATGAGGTGCCGATCACCTCGATCACGAACGGCGTGCACGCCCCCACCTGGACCGACCCCGCTCTGCGCGAACTCGCAGAGGCGCGACTCGGCACGGACGACACCGAGCACGCCGACTGGCGCAGCGCCGCGCTCACCGACGGCGAGTTCTGGGAGGTCAAGCGCGGAATGCGCGGGCGGCTCGTCGACGACGCGCGGCGCCGTCTCACAGCGGCGTGGCGACAGCAGCACTCGGGGGCCGAGCCGCCGACGTGGGTGTCGCGGGTACTCGACCCCGACGCGCTCACGGTCGGCTTCGCCCGTCGAGTGCCGACCTACAAGCGCCTGACCCTCATGCTGGCAGACCCGCAGCGTCTGACGGCGATCCTCACGAACCCCGAGCGCCCCGTGCAGTTCGTCATCGCGGGCAAGTCGCATCCTGCCGACGACGAAGGCAAGCGGCTCATCCAGCAGCTCGTCCGGTTCGCCCAGCAACCTGAGCTGCGGGGGCGCATCGTCTTCCTGCCCGATTACGACATCGGGATGGCCGAGACACTCTACCCGGGCTGCGACGTGTGGCTGAACAACCCGCTGCGCCCGCTCGAGGCGTGCGGCACCTCGGGCATGAAGGCCGCGATGAACGGCGCGCTGAACCTCTCGATCCTCGACGGCTGGTGGGCGGAGTTCGCGGGCGACGACTTCGGCTGGGTGATTCCGTCGGCCGATGCCGCCGGAGACGCGGGGGAGCGCGACACCCTCGAGGCTGCCGCTCTCTACGACCTGCTCGAGCACCAGGTCACGACCCGGTACTACGAGCGCGACGACGACGGCGTTCCCGTGGAGTGGGTGCGCCGGGTGCGCGAGACCCTCACGGTGCTCGCGCCCGAACTCGGCGCCGATCGCATGGTGCGGGAGTATGTCGATCGCCTCTACCGACCCGCTGCCGAGCACTTCGCCGCCGTCGCCGCAGACGGTGCTCGGGGCGCCCGCGAACTCTCGACGTGGGGTGCCCGAGTACGAGCGGCCTGGCCCGAAGTGCACGTTGCGCAGGTCGAATCGGGCGGCGTCGAAGCACCGCACGTCGGCGACGAACTGAAGTTGCGCGCGGTCGTCGAGCTCGGCGAGCTCTCACCCGACGACGTCACCGTCGAGGCCGTCTACGGGAACAGCCGTTCAGAGGAGACGATCGAGGCTACGCAGCGTGCGGCTCTCGAGATCGCGGATGCTGCAGGGCAGCCGCCTGCGGGCCGGCACCTCTACACGGGGTCGGTGGCACTCGATCGGGCGGGTTCGTTCGGCTACACGGTGCGCGTGGTGCCGCGTCATCCGCTGCTCCTGTCGACCGCCGAGCTGGGGCTCGTCGCCGTCGCCGAATGA
- the glgB gene encoding 1,4-alpha-glucan branching protein GlgB has translation MPDPLAAPVVADEMLAAVAEGRHSDPHSVLGQHGFDVPHRAGPFTAIRTRRPLAESVEAVLAGGEVLRLEHVGYGVWAGAGEFGPRDYRVRARYADGSEWTSDDPYRFAPTIGELDLHLIDEGRHEELWRVLGAHHREHWGIAGAVSGTAFTVWAPRATAVRVTGSFNRWDGAGHAMRSMGASGVWELFVPDVEPGAVYKFELLTAAGDWIMKADPMARRAEVAPATGSVVSHSAHEWADGEWMSRRAAADLHALPMSIYELHLGSWRQGRGYRDVADELIEYLEWLGYTHVEFMPLAEHPFGGSWGYQVTGYYAVSSRYGSPDDLKYLIDRLHGAGIGVIMDWVPGHFPKDEWALARFDGQPLYEHADPRRGEQPDWGTYVFDFGNPRVRGFLVANALFWLEEMHVDGLRVDAVASMLYLDYSREDGQWEPNIHGGRENLEAIGFLQEASATAYKRNPGIVMIAEESTSWPGVTAPTSSGGLGFGYKWNMGWMHDTLQYMQNDPMYRSHHHHDLTFSFLYTFSEHFMLPISHDEVVHGKGSLIRKMPGDHWQQLANVRAYLAFMWSHPGKQLLFMGQEFGQLSEWSEERDLDWWILDQPSHRQLAEFVAALNRGYRATPSLWQLDDDAAGFEWIEGGAAAENVIAFLRYDRDRRPLLCIVNFAGVPHEGFRLGLPVSGRWREILNSDAAEFGGSGVGNLGGVDATETPWGGRPASASFTLPPLGAVWFALDTPA, from the coding sequence ATGCCTGATCCACTCGCCGCACCCGTCGTCGCCGACGAGATGCTGGCCGCCGTCGCCGAAGGGCGCCATTCGGACCCGCACTCGGTGCTCGGGCAGCACGGATTCGACGTTCCGCACCGGGCTGGGCCGTTCACGGCGATCCGCACGCGCCGGCCGCTCGCCGAGTCGGTCGAGGCGGTCCTCGCCGGCGGCGAGGTGCTCCGCCTCGAGCACGTCGGCTACGGCGTCTGGGCGGGTGCCGGGGAATTCGGTCCGCGCGACTACCGGGTGCGTGCCCGCTACGCCGACGGTTCGGAGTGGACGAGCGACGATCCGTACCGCTTCGCGCCCACCATCGGCGAACTCGACCTGCACCTCATCGACGAGGGTCGCCACGAAGAGCTCTGGCGCGTGCTCGGCGCGCACCACCGCGAGCATTGGGGAATCGCCGGCGCCGTGTCGGGCACCGCCTTCACGGTGTGGGCTCCGCGGGCCACCGCGGTGCGCGTGACCGGCTCGTTCAACCGTTGGGACGGCGCAGGGCACGCGATGCGCAGCATGGGCGCGTCCGGGGTGTGGGAGCTGTTCGTTCCGGACGTCGAACCCGGGGCGGTCTACAAGTTCGAGCTGCTCACCGCCGCCGGTGACTGGATCATGAAGGCCGATCCGATGGCACGCCGGGCGGAGGTCGCCCCGGCCACCGGCTCGGTCGTGTCGCACAGCGCCCACGAGTGGGCCGACGGCGAGTGGATGTCGCGCCGCGCCGCCGCCGACCTGCACGCGCTCCCCATGAGCATCTACGAACTGCACCTCGGCTCCTGGCGCCAGGGCAGGGGCTACCGGGACGTCGCCGACGAGCTCATCGAGTACCTCGAATGGCTGGGGTACACGCACGTCGAGTTCATGCCGCTCGCGGAGCATCCGTTCGGCGGTTCGTGGGGGTATCAGGTGACCGGCTACTACGCCGTGTCGTCGCGCTACGGCTCGCCAGACGACCTCAAGTACCTCATCGACCGGCTGCACGGGGCGGGCATCGGCGTCATCATGGACTGGGTGCCCGGGCACTTCCCGAAGGACGAGTGGGCGCTCGCCCGCTTCGACGGCCAGCCGCTCTACGAACACGCCGACCCGCGCCGCGGCGAACAGCCCGACTGGGGCACCTACGTCTTCGACTTCGGCAACCCGAGAGTACGGGGCTTCCTCGTCGCCAACGCCCTCTTCTGGCTCGAGGAGATGCACGTCGACGGCCTCAGGGTCGACGCCGTGGCTTCCATGCTCTACCTCGACTATTCACGCGAAGACGGCCAGTGGGAGCCGAACATCCACGGCGGACGCGAGAACCTCGAGGCCATCGGGTTTCTGCAGGAGGCCAGCGCCACCGCGTACAAGCGCAACCCCGGCATCGTCATGATCGCCGAGGAGTCGACCTCATGGCCAGGGGTGACCGCACCGACGAGTTCGGGCGGGCTGGGCTTCGGCTACAAGTGGAACATGGGGTGGATGCACGACACCCTGCAATACATGCAGAACGACCCGATGTACCGCTCGCACCACCACCACGACCTCACGTTCTCGTTCCTCTACACGTTCAGCGAGCACTTCATGCTGCCCATCAGCCACGACGAGGTCGTGCACGGCAAGGGATCGCTCATCCGCAAGATGCCGGGCGACCACTGGCAGCAGCTCGCGAATGTGCGCGCCTACCTGGCCTTCATGTGGTCGCATCCGGGCAAGCAACTGCTCTTCATGGGGCAGGAGTTCGGCCAGCTCTCCGAGTGGAGCGAAGAACGCGACCTCGACTGGTGGATCCTCGACCAGCCGAGTCACCGCCAGCTCGCCGAGTTCGTGGCTGCGCTGAACCGCGGCTACCGCGCCACGCCGTCGCTCTGGCAACTCGACGACGACGCAGCGGGCTTCGAGTGGATCGAGGGCGGCGCCGCCGCAGAGAACGTCATCGCCTTCCTCCGGTACGACCGCGATCGGCGCCCGCTCCTCTGCATCGTGAACTTCGCGGGCGTGCCGCACGAGGGGTTCCGTCTGGGGCTGCCGGTCTCGGGGCGCTGGCGCGAGATCCTGAACTCGGATGCTGCGGAGTTCGGCGGTTCGGGGGTGGGCAACCTCGGCGGGGTCGACGCGACCGAGACCCCGTGGGGCGGGCGCCCGGCATCGGCGTCGTTCACGCTGCCCCCGCTCGGCGCAGTGTGGTTCGCGCTCGACACGCCGGCCTGA
- a CDS encoding alpha-1,4-glucan--maltose-1-phosphate maltosyltransferase, translating to MTSASVLAGRIPVTRLTPAVPDARWRPKAFEGEVVPFRATVFREGHDQVGAMLVITSPAGEVRRERMSPLAAGTDRWEAEVRLDEIGEWHWHVTGFDDEVATWRHDAALKVDAGVDAELMFEIGARLLDRSVTEKSRPLAARRRLTALAAGLRDDAASVIARRALIDDPALAEFEARPLAKLSTDSPEHAILVERRRAGAGAWYEFFPRSEGAKLRRNGVWKSGTFRSAAKRLDGVAAMGFDVVYLPPIHPIGTTNRKGRNNTLDPGPHDPGSPWAIGGPLADGTPGGHDAVHPDLGTLADFRAFVRRAAALGIEVALDLALQASPDHPWVTEHPDWFTQLPDGTIRYAENPPKKYQDIYPVNFDDDPEGIYAEVLRVVRHWMKQGVRIFRVDNPHTKPLEFWERLIGAVNADDPGVVFLAEAFTRPAMMQALAMVGFQQSYSYFTWRNTKAELEEFLSSVSHDTADFMRPNLFVNTPDILTEYLQFGGPAAFTVRATIAATAAPLWGVYAGFEHFESVARPGAEEAIDNEKYEYKPRDFAAAEREGRSLALYLGILNRIRAEHPALGQLRNIRFHASDDDSVIVYSKHLDGRFTGTGVDDTIIVVANVDPHSVRETTVHLDLEAIGLPAGAGFEVDELVTGERWEWGAANYVRLDAFTRPAHILHVRRAADA from the coding sequence GTGACCTCCGCTTCCGTGCTCGCCGGCCGGATCCCCGTGACCAGGCTGACTCCCGCTGTGCCCGATGCGCGCTGGCGCCCCAAGGCGTTCGAGGGCGAGGTGGTGCCGTTCCGCGCGACCGTGTTCCGCGAAGGGCACGATCAGGTCGGCGCGATGCTCGTCATCACGAGCCCTGCGGGCGAGGTGCGCCGCGAACGGATGTCTCCGCTTGCTGCCGGCACCGACCGGTGGGAGGCCGAGGTCCGGCTCGACGAGATCGGCGAGTGGCACTGGCACGTCACCGGGTTCGACGACGAGGTCGCGACGTGGCGCCACGACGCGGCCCTCAAGGTCGACGCCGGAGTCGACGCCGAGCTCATGTTCGAGATCGGTGCGCGACTGCTCGACCGATCGGTCACCGAGAAGTCCCGGCCGCTCGCGGCACGCCGACGTCTCACGGCGCTCGCCGCCGGGCTCCGCGACGACGCAGCATCCGTCATCGCTCGTCGCGCGCTCATCGACGATCCGGCGCTCGCCGAGTTCGAGGCCCGGCCGCTCGCGAAGCTCTCGACGGATTCCCCCGAGCACGCGATCCTCGTCGAACGACGCCGAGCAGGCGCCGGCGCGTGGTACGAGTTCTTCCCACGATCCGAGGGGGCGAAGCTGCGCAGGAACGGCGTCTGGAAGTCGGGCACGTTCCGCAGCGCGGCCAAGCGGCTCGACGGGGTCGCGGCAATGGGATTCGACGTCGTCTACCTGCCGCCGATCCATCCGATCGGTACCACCAATCGCAAGGGTCGCAACAACACCCTCGACCCCGGCCCCCACGACCCCGGCTCTCCGTGGGCCATCGGCGGGCCGCTCGCCGACGGCACTCCGGGCGGCCACGACGCCGTGCACCCCGATCTCGGCACGCTTGCCGACTTCCGCGCGTTCGTGCGCCGTGCGGCGGCGCTCGGCATCGAGGTCGCCCTCGACCTCGCGCTGCAGGCCTCTCCCGACCACCCGTGGGTGACGGAGCATCCCGACTGGTTCACGCAACTGCCCGACGGCACGATCCGCTACGCGGAGAACCCGCCGAAGAAGTACCAGGACATCTACCCGGTGAACTTCGACGACGACCCCGAGGGCATCTACGCCGAGGTACTCCGCGTCGTGCGGCACTGGATGAAGCAGGGCGTGCGCATCTTCCGCGTCGACAATCCGCACACGAAGCCCCTCGAGTTCTGGGAACGGCTGATCGGGGCGGTGAACGCGGATGACCCGGGCGTCGTCTTCCTCGCCGAGGCGTTCACCAGGCCGGCGATGATGCAGGCGCTCGCCATGGTGGGCTTCCAGCAGTCGTACTCGTACTTCACGTGGCGCAACACCAAGGCCGAACTCGAGGAGTTCCTCTCCTCGGTCTCGCACGACACGGCCGACTTCATGCGGCCGAACCTCTTCGTGAACACCCCCGACATCCTCACCGAGTACTTGCAGTTCGGCGGACCGGCGGCATTCACCGTGCGTGCGACGATCGCCGCGACCGCCGCACCGCTCTGGGGTGTCTACGCGGGTTTCGAACATTTCGAGTCGGTGGCCCGCCCGGGCGCCGAAGAGGCGATCGACAACGAGAAGTACGAGTACAAGCCGCGAGACTTCGCCGCCGCGGAGCGCGAGGGTCGCTCGCTCGCGCTCTATCTCGGGATCCTCAACCGCATCCGCGCCGAGCATCCGGCCCTCGGCCAGCTCCGCAACATCCGCTTCCACGCGAGCGACGACGACTCGGTCATCGTCTACTCGAAGCACCTCGACGGGCGCTTCACCGGCACCGGCGTCGACGACACGATCATCGTCGTCGCCAACGTCGACCCGCACTCGGTGCGCGAGACGACCGTGCACCTCGATCTCGAGGCGATCGGCCTTCCCGCCGGCGCCGGATTCGAGGTCGACGAACTCGTCACGGGCGAGCGCTGGGAGTGGGGCGCTGCCAACTACGTACGTCTCGATGCCTTCACTCGACCCGCGCACATCCTGCACGTCAGAAGGGCTGCCGATGCCTGA
- the ybaK gene encoding Cys-tRNA(Pro) deacylase yields MAKRADASAGTPATVALTRACVDFTAHSYDHDPRAAAYGLEAAEQLGLDPDRVFKTLLASVDGTLAVGIVPVAMQLDLKALAAVLGGKRAEMADPAVAERKTGYVVGGISPVGQKTPLPTVLDESAILHETIYVSGGRRGLDLELAPDDLIAVTGGRYGALARRR; encoded by the coding sequence ATGGCCAAGCGAGCGGATGCCTCGGCCGGCACTCCGGCGACGGTCGCGCTGACCAGGGCGTGCGTCGACTTCACGGCGCACAGCTACGACCATGACCCCCGCGCCGCAGCCTACGGGCTCGAAGCCGCCGAACAGCTCGGCCTCGACCCCGACCGGGTCTTCAAGACGCTGCTCGCGAGCGTCGACGGCACCCTGGCGGTGGGCATCGTGCCGGTCGCGATGCAGCTCGACCTGAAGGCGCTCGCCGCAGTGCTCGGCGGCAAGCGCGCCGAAATGGCCGACCCCGCCGTGGCCGAGCGCAAGACGGGCTACGTGGTCGGCGGCATCAGCCCCGTCGGCCAGAAGACGCCCCTGCCGACCGTGCTCGATGAGTCGGCCATCCTGCACGAGACGATCTACGTCTCGGGCGGGCGCCGCGGCCTCGATCTCGAACTCGCCCCAGACGACCTCATCGCCGTCACCGGCGGACGCTACGGCGCTCTCGCGCGCCGCCGTTGA
- the glgX gene encoding glycogen debranching protein GlgX produces MPPHDPLHDLGVRAGAHGGVARVWSEHATSVELVVFDADDLDWAIARTPLVRDEHGVWQGESADLRSGAHYGLRVDGPPGVEHAFNPVHTLLDPYARGLARAHDGSWRGVALEPLTATGFEWGDSVRPRVPLDRTVIYETHVRGFSKLNTAVPEPLRGTYAGLAHDASLDYLVNLGVTTVELLPVHAFVSEARLVRQGRLNYWGYNTLAFFAAHAPYASASARAAGADAVRREFAGMVRLLHEAGLEVVLDVVYNHTAEEGREGPTSSFRGLDNASYYRHDAHGRYVDTTGCGNTLDFSGAAPQRLVLDSMRYFAEELQVDGFRLDLAATLGRDEHAAFTPDHPLLRAMLEDPVIGETKLIAEPWDVGPGGWQTGNFPHGFAEWNDRYRDRMRDFWLGDLRRERESGSAGSGIGRFATRLAGSSNTFSGERGPLASLNFVTAHDGFTLADLTAYDTKHNQGNGEGNRDGTDSNNSYNHGVEGDTSDPAVRAARRRSIRNLLGTLLLSAGVPMITAGDEFGRSQRGNNNAYCHDSELNWLAWDPAGRPRSAPELLATTGRLLRLRAENPALRPIRYDRAHEDVPNSSQMDWFTADGTTMDIEDWNSPEQRTLQYLAASTPVAEARNTILLVVHAHESDVDVVLAAHDGVGGYTLLWDSADESPAYAATEHAPGEHITMTGPSMRLYRAHAGA; encoded by the coding sequence ATGCCTCCGCACGACCCCCTGCACGACCTCGGTGTTCGCGCGGGTGCCCACGGCGGTGTCGCCCGGGTCTGGTCGGAACACGCGACATCCGTCGAGCTCGTCGTTTTCGACGCAGACGACCTCGACTGGGCGATCGCACGCACGCCGCTCGTACGCGACGAGCACGGCGTGTGGCAGGGCGAGTCGGCGGACCTCCGCTCGGGCGCCCACTACGGACTGCGCGTCGACGGGCCGCCCGGAGTCGAGCATGCGTTCAACCCCGTGCACACCCTGCTCGATCCCTATGCTCGCGGCCTCGCCCGTGCCCACGACGGCTCGTGGCGCGGCGTCGCCCTCGAGCCGCTCACCGCGACGGGATTCGAATGGGGCGACTCCGTGCGGCCTCGAGTACCGCTCGACCGCACCGTGATCTACGAGACGCATGTGCGCGGCTTCTCGAAACTGAACACCGCGGTGCCCGAACCCCTGCGCGGCACGTACGCCGGCCTCGCGCACGACGCCTCGCTCGACTATCTCGTGAACCTCGGAGTCACGACGGTCGAGCTCCTCCCGGTGCACGCCTTCGTCTCCGAGGCACGCCTCGTGCGCCAGGGCAGGCTCAACTACTGGGGCTACAACACGCTCGCCTTCTTCGCCGCTCATGCGCCGTACGCAAGCGCCTCGGCGCGGGCTGCAGGCGCAGATGCCGTGCGGCGCGAGTTCGCGGGCATGGTGCGGCTCCTCCACGAAGCCGGGCTCGAGGTCGTGCTCGACGTGGTCTACAACCACACCGCAGAAGAGGGTCGCGAGGGGCCGACCTCCTCGTTCCGCGGGCTCGACAACGCCTCGTACTACCGGCACGACGCGCACGGCCGGTACGTCGACACGACCGGATGCGGCAACACCCTCGACTTCTCCGGTGCCGCGCCGCAGCGACTCGTGCTCGACTCGATGCGGTATTTCGCCGAAGAGCTGCAGGTCGACGGGTTCCGGCTCGATCTCGCCGCGACGCTCGGGCGCGACGAACATGCGGCCTTCACGCCGGATCACCCGCTGCTGCGAGCCATGCTCGAAGACCCGGTGATCGGTGAGACGAAGCTCATCGCCGAGCCGTGGGACGTGGGCCCGGGCGGATGGCAGACCGGCAACTTCCCGCACGGCTTCGCCGAGTGGAACGACCGCTACCGCGATCGCATGCGCGACTTCTGGCTCGGCGACCTGCGACGCGAGCGCGAGAGCGGCTCCGCCGGCAGCGGCATCGGCCGATTCGCGACGAGGCTCGCCGGCTCGTCGAATACCTTCTCCGGCGAGCGCGGGCCCCTCGCGAGCCTCAACTTCGTGACCGCGCACGACGGGTTCACGCTCGCCGACCTCACCGCGTACGACACCAAGCACAACCAGGGCAACGGCGAGGGAAACCGCGACGGCACCGACTCCAACAACTCGTACAACCACGGCGTCGAGGGCGATACGTCCGATCCGGCCGTGAGAGCTGCGCGCCGCCGAAGCATCCGGAACCTGCTCGGCACTCTGCTGCTCTCGGCGGGCGTGCCGATGATCACGGCGGGCGACGAGTTCGGGCGAAGCCAGCGCGGCAACAACAACGCCTACTGTCACGACTCCGAACTGAACTGGCTCGCGTGGGATCCGGCGGGCCGCCCGCGATCGGCACCCGAGCTGCTGGCGACGACCGGGCGACTCCTCCGGTTGCGCGCCGAGAACCCGGCATTGCGCCCGATCCGATACGACCGCGCACACGAGGACGTCCCGAACTCGTCGCAGATGGATTGGTTCACGGCTGATGGCACGACGATGGACATCGAGGACTGGAACAGCCCCGAGCAGCGCACCCTCCAATACCTCGCGGCATCGACGCCCGTGGCAGAGGCGCGCAACACGATCCTGTTGGTCGTGCACGCGCATGAGTCCGATGTCGACGTGGTGCTCGCCGCACACGACGGAGTCGGCGGCTACACGCTCCTCTGGGACTCCGCGGACGAATCGCCGGCGTATGCCGCGACCGAGCACGCCCCCGGCGAGCACATCACGATGACCGGCCCGTCGATGCGGTTGTATCGAGCCCACGCGGGCGCATGA